A single genomic interval of Ramlibacter sp. harbors:
- a CDS encoding amino acid ABC transporter substrate-binding protein, producing the protein MKKHLLALAVATIATGSAFAQANDTLAKVKASGKIVMGVRESSAPLSYTLGDGKYAGYHVELCERIIKALAPAAKIEYTPVTSANRIPLVQNGTVDIECGSTTNNATRQKDVSFAYTTFVTEVRTAVKVSSGIKSISELNGKSLATTTGTTSVALLRKHERANGINFKEVYGKDHADSFLLLESGRADAFVMDDNILAGLIASSKSPKDYAIVGETLNVEPIAIMVRKDDPAFLKAVDAQIQGMMKTGEINKLYDKWFMNPIPPKNTSVNLAMGNVLKELIKSPNDKPAEDFNAKK; encoded by the coding sequence ATGAAGAAGCATTTGTTGGCTCTCGCCGTCGCAACCATCGCGACCGGCAGCGCCTTTGCCCAGGCCAATGACACGCTGGCCAAAGTCAAGGCCTCCGGCAAGATCGTGATGGGCGTTCGCGAATCGTCCGCTCCGCTGTCCTACACGCTGGGTGACGGCAAGTACGCCGGCTACCACGTCGAACTGTGCGAGCGCATCATCAAGGCGCTGGCCCCCGCCGCCAAGATCGAGTACACGCCCGTGACCTCGGCCAACCGCATTCCGCTGGTGCAAAACGGCACCGTGGACATCGAGTGCGGCTCCACCACCAACAACGCCACGCGCCAGAAGGACGTGAGCTTTGCCTACACCACCTTCGTGACCGAAGTGCGCACGGCCGTCAAGGTGTCCTCGGGCATCAAGTCGATCTCGGAACTGAATGGCAAGAGCCTGGCCACCACCACGGGCACCACGTCCGTGGCGCTGCTGCGCAAGCACGAGCGCGCCAATGGCATCAACTTCAAGGAAGTCTATGGCAAGGACCACGCCGACAGCTTCCTGCTGCTCGAATCGGGCCGCGCTGACGCCTTCGTGATGGATGACAACATCCTGGCCGGCCTGATCGCCTCGTCCAAGTCGCCCAAGGACTACGCCATCGTGGGCGAAACCCTGAACGTCGAACCCATCGCCATCATGGTCCGCAAGGACGACCCGGCCTTCCTGAAGGCCGTGGATGCCCAGATTCAGGGCATGATGAAGACGGGCGAGATCAACAAGCTCTACGACAAGTGGTTCATGAACCCGATCCCGCCCAAGAACACCAGCGTGAACCTGGCCATGGGCAACGTGCTCAAGGAACTGATCAAGTCGCCCAACGACAAGCCCGCTGAAGACTTCAACGCCAAGAAGTAA
- a CDS encoding DUF3025 domain-containing protein produces MQAIDWQVPWFAPWRETGEPVARRVAAGVPLHEALNAQPGAPLCFVPQETLPPGTAYERYIFDSGECPTRAGYHDFFNGICWLALPHTKKALNALQAGEITRAGVGAARGPVRDAVTVFDENGALLDAPAPLWDALLARDWHRLFVELRPLWRQARLLVVGHALLEKLVSPRKVLTAHVWRAQCAMDSIAKADGWLAAQCTAGRLAGKPFTPLPVLGVPGWWAENQNFSFYDDSLVFRPRRLPIAPEQQGILRTPLS; encoded by the coding sequence GTGCAGGCCATTGACTGGCAGGTCCCCTGGTTCGCGCCCTGGCGCGAGACCGGCGAACCGGTGGCCCGACGCGTGGCCGCTGGCGTGCCGCTGCACGAGGCGCTGAACGCGCAGCCTGGTGCGCCGCTCTGCTTTGTGCCCCAGGAAACGCTGCCTCCCGGCACGGCCTACGAGCGCTATATTTTCGATAGCGGAGAGTGCCCGACGCGCGCGGGCTACCATGACTTTTTCAATGGAATCTGCTGGCTGGCACTGCCCCACACCAAAAAGGCCCTCAACGCCCTGCAGGCGGGCGAGATCACCCGCGCAGGGGTGGGCGCCGCGCGCGGCCCGGTGCGCGACGCCGTCACGGTGTTCGACGAGAACGGCGCGCTGCTGGACGCCCCGGCGCCGCTGTGGGACGCACTGCTCGCGCGCGACTGGCATCGGCTCTTCGTTGAGCTGCGGCCGCTTTGGCGGCAGGCGCGGCTGCTGGTGGTGGGGCATGCGCTGCTCGAAAAGCTGGTTTCCCCGAGAAAAGTGCTTACAGCCCATGTCTGGCGGGCACAGTGCGCTATGGATTCAATAGCAAAAGCCGACGGCTGGCTGGCCGCGCAATGCACGGCGGGGCGCCTGGCGGGCAAGCCCTTCACGCCGCTGCCGGTGCTCGGCGTGCCCGGCTGGTGGGCCGAAAACCAGAACTTTTCCTTCTATGATGACTCCCTTGTATTCCGTCCCCGCAGGCTGCCGATAGCACCAGAACAACAAGGCATTCTGCGAACCCCGCTCTCTTGA
- the htpX gene encoding protease HtpX — MKRIALFVLTNLAVVVVLGIVASLLGVNRYLTANGLNLTALLGFALIMGFGGAFISLLISKPVAKWSAGVQVIEQPRNADEAWIVETVRKLADQAQIGMPEVGIFEGAPNAFATGAFKNSALVAVSTGLLQGMTRDEVEAVIGHEVAHIANGDMVTMTLIQGVMNTFVVFLSRVIGYAVDSFLNRGNDNRSGPGIGYWVTTIVLDIVLGFAAAIVVAWFSRQREFRADAGSARLLGRRQPMINALARLGGMAPGELPKSVQAMGITGGIGKLFSTHPPIEERIAALQSAQG; from the coding sequence ATGAAACGCATTGCACTTTTCGTGTTGACCAACCTTGCGGTGGTCGTGGTGCTGGGCATCGTTGCCAGCCTGCTGGGCGTCAACCGCTACCTCACGGCCAATGGCCTGAACCTCACCGCGCTGCTCGGCTTTGCGCTGATCATGGGTTTTGGCGGCGCCTTCATCTCGCTGCTGATCAGCAAGCCGGTGGCCAAATGGAGCGCTGGCGTGCAGGTGATCGAGCAGCCGCGCAACGCCGATGAAGCCTGGATCGTCGAGACCGTGCGCAAGCTGGCCGACCAGGCCCAGATCGGCATGCCCGAAGTGGGCATCTTCGAGGGCGCGCCCAACGCCTTCGCCACGGGCGCGTTCAAGAACTCGGCGCTGGTTGCCGTGTCCACCGGCCTGCTGCAGGGCATGACGCGCGACGAGGTCGAGGCGGTCATCGGCCACGAGGTGGCCCACATTGCCAACGGCGACATGGTCACCATGACGCTGATCCAGGGCGTGATGAACACCTTCGTGGTGTTCCTGAGCCGGGTCATCGGTTATGCAGTCGACAGCTTCCTGAACCGCGGCAACGACAACCGTTCGGGCCCCGGCATCGGCTACTGGGTCACCACCATCGTGCTGGACATCGTGCTGGGCTTTGCCGCGGCCATCGTGGTGGCCTGGTTCAGCCGCCAGCGCGAGTTCCGTGCCGACGCGGGCTCGGCCCGGCTGCTGGGCCGCCGCCAGCCCATGATCAACGCGCTGGCCCGGCTGGGCGGCATGGCACCGGGCGAGTTGCCCAAGAGCGTGCAGGCCATGGGCATCACCGGCGGCATCGGCAAGCTGTTCAGCACGCATCCGCCGATTGAAGAGCGCATCGCCGCGCTGCAAAGCGCGCAGGGCTGA
- a CDS encoding amino acid ABC transporter substrate-binding protein, with protein sequence MNAPRWGIALAVTAACWASAAQAQGVLDRVKAGGKLVIAHRESSVPFSYIDPVSRQPMGYALDLCLKVAEAVGKKVGVKNVPVELMLVTPANRIAMVEQGKADMECGSTTNNAERRQKVAFTIPHFITGARLLVRADSKVDRIEDLMGKKLVSTKGTTPLKAADQANRERLMGITILEAPDHARAVEMVEKGEADAFVMDDVLLFGLAANRPNPAALKVVGKFLTTEPLAIMLPREDPAFKKVVDDEMRRLIVSHEILPIYDKWFAKPIPPKNTPLNLPVSYLLRDFWKYPTDQVPF encoded by the coding sequence ATGAACGCACCACGTTGGGGAATTGCTTTGGCTGTCACGGCCGCCTGCTGGGCCTCGGCGGCCCAGGCGCAGGGCGTGCTGGACCGCGTCAAGGCCGGCGGCAAGCTGGTGATCGCCCACCGCGAATCGTCCGTGCCTTTCTCGTACATCGACCCCGTCTCGCGCCAGCCCATGGGCTACGCGCTGGACCTGTGCCTGAAGGTCGCCGAGGCGGTGGGCAAGAAGGTGGGCGTCAAGAACGTGCCGGTGGAACTGATGCTGGTCACGCCGGCCAACCGCATCGCCATGGTGGAGCAGGGCAAGGCCGACATGGAATGCGGCTCGACCACCAACAATGCCGAACGCCGCCAGAAGGTGGCCTTCACCATTCCCCACTTCATCACCGGCGCGCGGCTGCTGGTGCGCGCCGACAGCAAGGTCGACCGCATTGAAGACCTCATGGGCAAAAAGCTGGTGTCCACCAAGGGCACCACGCCGCTCAAGGCGGCCGACCAGGCCAACCGCGAGCGCCTGATGGGCATCACGATTCTGGAGGCGCCCGACCACGCGCGCGCCGTCGAGATGGTCGAGAAAGGCGAGGCCGATGCCTTCGTGATGGACGACGTGCTGCTGTTCGGACTGGCCGCCAACCGGCCCAACCCCGCCGCCCTCAAGGTGGTGGGCAAGTTCCTCACCACCGAGCCGCTGGCCATCATGCTGCCCAGGGAAGACCCGGCGTTCAAGAAAGTGGTGGACGACGAGATGCGCCGACTGATCGTGAGCCACGAGATCCTGCCCATCTACGACAAGTGGTTTGCCAAGCCCATTCCGCCGAAGAACACGCCGCTGAACCTGCCCGTGAGCTACCTGCTGCGGGACTTCTGGAAATACCCGACTGACCAGGTTCCGTTTTGA
- the cysK gene encoding cysteine synthase A, with protein sequence MKASNILQTIGGTPHVRVNRLFGADHQVWIKSERSNPGGSIKDRIALSMVEAAEKSGALKPGGTIIEPTSGNTGIGLAMVAAVKGYKLVLVMPDSMSVERRRLMLAYGASFDLTPREKGMKGAIARAEELVAATAGAWMPQQFENPANIDVHVQTTAQEILADFPDGVDALITGVGTGGHITGCARVLKAKWPKLQVFAVEPVASPVISGGAPAPHPIQGIGAGFIPKNLDTSLLDGVIQVDAEPAREMARRAAREEGMLVGISSGATLAAIAQKLPSLPKGATVLGFNYDTGERYLSIEGFLPA encoded by the coding sequence ATGAAAGCCAGCAACATTCTGCAAACCATTGGCGGCACGCCGCACGTGCGCGTCAACCGACTGTTCGGCGCCGACCACCAGGTCTGGATCAAGTCCGAGCGCAGCAACCCCGGTGGGTCGATCAAGGACCGGATCGCGCTGTCCATGGTCGAGGCGGCGGAAAAGTCCGGCGCGCTCAAACCCGGCGGCACCATCATCGAGCCCACCTCGGGCAACACCGGCATCGGCCTGGCCATGGTGGCCGCCGTCAAGGGCTACAAGCTGGTGCTGGTGATGCCCGACAGCATGTCCGTCGAGCGCCGCCGGCTGATGCTGGCCTATGGCGCCAGCTTTGACCTCACGCCCCGGGAAAAAGGCATGAAGGGCGCCATTGCCCGCGCCGAGGAACTGGTGGCCGCCACGGCCGGCGCCTGGATGCCCCAGCAGTTCGAGAACCCGGCCAACATTGACGTCCACGTGCAAACCACGGCCCAGGAAATCCTGGCCGACTTCCCGGACGGCGTGGACGCGCTGATCACGGGCGTGGGCACGGGCGGCCACATCACGGGTTGCGCCCGGGTGCTCAAGGCGAAATGGCCCAAGCTGCAGGTGTTTGCCGTGGAGCCCGTGGCCTCGCCCGTGATCTCGGGCGGCGCCCCGGCGCCCCACCCCATCCAGGGCATTGGCGCGGGCTTCATTCCGAAGAACCTGGACACCAGCCTGCTGGACGGCGTGATCCAGGTCGATGCCGAACCGGCGCGCGAGATGGCCCGCCGCGCGGCCCGCGAGGAAGGCATGCTCGTGGGCATTTCCTCGGGCGCCACGCTGGCCGCCATCGCCCAGAAGCTGCCATCGCTGCCCAAGGGCGCGACGGTGCTGGGCTTCAACTACGACACGGGCGAGCGCTACCTCTCGATCGAAGGTTTCCTGCCCGCCTGA
- a CDS encoding amino acid ABC transporter permease, producing MGELDFSFFTLEVFRSYVLKGLYFSVTLTAVATLGGILFGTLLALMRLSGIKALELPAVIYVNGMRSIPLLMVLLWFFLLVPLLIGRSIGAELSAVITFIAFEAAYFSEIMRAGIQSIPRGQVFAGQALGMTYGQNMKLVILPQAFRNMLPILLTQTIILFQDTSLVYIITAHDMLHGFSIAGANLSHTREAYILAAVAYFMICYALSYMVKMLQKKIAIIR from the coding sequence ATGGGTGAACTCGACTTTTCCTTCTTCACGCTGGAAGTTTTCCGCAGCTATGTGCTCAAGGGCCTGTACTTCAGCGTCACGCTGACGGCCGTGGCCACCCTGGGCGGCATCCTGTTCGGCACGCTGCTGGCCCTGATGCGCCTGTCGGGCATCAAGGCGCTGGAACTGCCGGCCGTGATCTACGTCAACGGCATGCGCTCCATCCCGCTGCTGATGGTGCTGCTGTGGTTCTTCCTGCTGGTGCCGCTGCTCATCGGGCGGTCCATCGGCGCCGAGCTGTCGGCCGTGATCACCTTCATTGCCTTCGAGGCGGCCTATTTCAGCGAGATCATGCGCGCGGGCATCCAGTCGATCCCGCGCGGCCAGGTCTTCGCCGGCCAGGCGCTTGGCATGACCTACGGGCAGAACATGAAGCTGGTGATCCTGCCGCAGGCGTTTCGCAACATGCTGCCCATCCTGCTGACGCAGACCATCATCCTGTTCCAGGACACCTCGCTGGTCTACATCATCACGGCCCATGACATGCTGCACGGCTTCTCGATTGCCGGTGCCAACCTGAGCCACACGCGCGAGGCCTACATCCTGGCGGCCGTCGCCTATTTCATGATCTGCTACGCGCTGTCCTACATGGTCAAGATGCTGCAGAAGAAGATTGCCATCATCCGCTGA
- a CDS encoding amino acid ABC transporter permease yields MSLEWQIFCLDTIDREKVAGCFGSGRTQTYLDWLLSAWVQTIEVSLLSLAVALIIGSLIGTIRTLPDSPWLVRFGNFWVELFRNIPLLVQIFLWYHVIPVLFPAFAHTPKLVLVVFGLGFFTSARIAEQVRAGIQALPKGQRYAGMALGFTTFQYYRYVLLPMAFRIIIPPLTSESMNIFKNSSVAFAVSITELTFFAQQAGEETSRGVEIYLGVTILYIISAFTINRIMTFVEKRVRVPGFVASTGGGGH; encoded by the coding sequence ATGAGTCTGGAGTGGCAGATTTTTTGCCTGGACACGATTGACCGGGAGAAGGTGGCTGGATGTTTTGGCTCGGGCCGGACCCAGACTTACCTCGACTGGCTGCTGTCCGCCTGGGTCCAAACCATCGAGGTGTCGCTGCTGTCGCTGGCGGTCGCCCTGATCATCGGATCGCTGATCGGCACCATACGCACGCTGCCCGACAGTCCCTGGCTGGTGCGCTTCGGCAATTTCTGGGTGGAGCTGTTCCGCAACATCCCCCTGCTGGTCCAGATCTTTCTCTGGTACCACGTGATCCCGGTGCTGTTCCCGGCCTTTGCCCACACGCCCAAGCTCGTGCTGGTGGTGTTCGGGCTCGGCTTCTTCACCTCGGCGCGCATCGCCGAGCAGGTGCGCGCGGGCATCCAGGCCCTGCCCAAGGGGCAGCGCTACGCCGGCATGGCGCTGGGTTTCACCACGTTCCAGTACTACCGCTATGTGCTCCTGCCCATGGCGTTTCGCATCATCATTCCCCCGCTGACCAGCGAGAGCATGAACATCTTCAAGAACTCGTCGGTGGCCTTTGCCGTGTCCATCACCGAGCTGACCTTCTTCGCGCAGCAGGCCGGGGAAGAAACCTCGCGCGGCGTCGAGATCTACCTGGGGGTGACCATCCTGTACATCATCTCGGCCTTCACCATCAACCGGATCATGACCTTCGTCGAGAAGCGCGTGCGCGTTCCGGGCTTTGTCGCCTCCACCGGCGGCGGGGGACACTGA
- the aspA gene encoding aspartate ammonia-lyase, whose amino-acid sequence MSGVFRVEHDFLGPRQIPANAYWGVHTARAVENFPISGTPISAMPDLIRALGHVKKAAARANAELGTLDRKRATAIMSACEKLIAGQHHDQFVVDVIQGGAGTSTNMNANEVIANLALEKLGLEKGRYDALHPNDHVNASQSTNDVYPTAVRLALWSGIDRLLAAMATLRGGFEAKAEEFKAVLKIGRTQLQDAVPMTLGQEFSTYAVMLEEDEARLREARALIQEINLGATAIGTGINTPHGYAELACRYLAEESGIPVVMASNLIEATQDTGAFVQLSGVLKRVATKLSKTCNDLRLLSSGPQAGFGEIRLPPRQAGSSIMPGKVNPVIPEVMNQVAFEVIGNDITVTMASEAGQLQLNAFEPIMGWSLFKSITHLGNACLTLQAHCVSGIEANHELLAKRVRESITLVTALNPIIGYEKAALIAKTAIASGMPVDQVAENLGILTRAQIEALLVPENLTQPLRPAP is encoded by the coding sequence ATGTCTGGTGTCTTTCGCGTCGAGCATGATTTCCTGGGGCCAAGGCAGATTCCCGCCAATGCCTACTGGGGCGTCCACACGGCCCGCGCGGTAGAGAATTTCCCGATTTCCGGCACGCCGATCTCGGCCATGCCGGACCTGATCCGGGCCCTGGGCCACGTCAAGAAGGCCGCGGCGCGTGCCAATGCCGAACTGGGCACACTGGACCGCAAGCGGGCCACCGCGATCATGAGCGCCTGTGAAAAGCTGATCGCCGGCCAGCACCACGACCAGTTCGTGGTGGACGTGATCCAGGGCGGCGCCGGCACCTCCACCAACATGAACGCCAACGAGGTGATTGCCAACCTCGCGCTCGAGAAGCTGGGCCTGGAGAAGGGCCGCTACGACGCCCTGCACCCCAACGACCACGTCAATGCCTCGCAGAGCACCAACGATGTCTACCCGACGGCGGTGCGGCTGGCGCTGTGGTCGGGCATTGACCGGCTGCTGGCCGCCATGGCCACGCTGCGCGGCGGGTTCGAGGCCAAGGCCGAGGAATTCAAGGCCGTGCTCAAGATCGGCCGCACCCAGTTGCAGGATGCCGTGCCCATGACGCTGGGCCAGGAGTTCTCCACCTACGCGGTCATGCTCGAGGAAGACGAGGCCCGGCTGCGGGAGGCCCGCGCGCTGATCCAGGAAATCAACCTGGGCGCCACGGCCATCGGCACGGGCATCAACACGCCGCACGGCTACGCCGAGCTGGCCTGCAGATACCTGGCCGAGGAGAGTGGCATCCCGGTGGTCATGGCCAGCAACCTGATCGAGGCCACCCAGGACACCGGCGCGTTTGTGCAGCTGTCGGGCGTGCTCAAGCGCGTGGCCACCAAGCTCAGCAAGACCTGCAACGACCTGCGCCTGCTGTCCAGCGGCCCGCAGGCCGGCTTTGGCGAGATTCGCCTGCCGCCGCGCCAGGCGGGCTCGTCCATCATGCCCGGCAAGGTCAACCCGGTGATCCCGGAGGTGATGAACCAGGTCGCGTTCGAGGTGATCGGCAACGACATCACCGTGACCATGGCGTCCGAGGCCGGGCAGCTGCAGCTCAACGCCTTCGAGCCCATCATGGGCTGGAGCCTGTTCAAGAGCATCACCCACCTGGGCAATGCCTGCCTCACGCTGCAGGCCCATTGCGTGTCCGGCATCGAGGCCAACCATGAACTGCTGGCGAAACGGGTGCGCGAATCGATCACGCTGGTGACGGCGCTCAACCCCATCATCGGCTACGAGAAGGCGGCGCTGATCGCCAAGACGGCCATCGCCAGCGGCATGCCGGTGGACCAGGTGGCCGAAAACCTGGGCATCCTCACTCGGGCGCAGATCGAGGCGCTGCTGGTGCCTGAAAACCTCACGCAGCCCCTGCGTCCCGCTCCCTGA
- the pyrC gene encoding dihydroorotase: MTQEITITRPDDWHLHVRDGAALATVVPHTAAQFGRAIIMPNLKPPVTTAALASAYRERILAAVPAGAAFEPLMTLYLTDLLPPDEIRRAKAAGVVACKLYPAGATTNSDAGVTDIRKTHATLEAMQREGLLLLVHGEVTSPDIDLFDREAVFIEQQLIPLRRDFPELKIVFEHITTREAAQYVASADRFTAATVTAHHLLYNRNAIFTGGIRPHYYCLPVLKRETHRQALVAAATGGSGKFFLGTDSAPHPAHLKEHATGCAGCYTAHAALEMYAEAFDAAGALDQLEAFASFNGPAFYGLPRNQGTVTLRRERWTPPDSFAFGEAELKPLRSGEALPWRLVAEAA, encoded by the coding sequence ATGACGCAAGAAATCACCATCACCCGCCCTGACGACTGGCACTTGCACGTGCGTGACGGGGCCGCGCTGGCCACGGTGGTGCCGCACACGGCGGCGCAATTTGGCCGGGCCATCATCATGCCCAACCTCAAGCCGCCGGTCACCACGGCGGCGCTGGCCTCGGCTTACCGCGAGCGGATCCTGGCCGCGGTGCCGGCCGGCGCGGCTTTTGAGCCGCTGATGACGCTGTACCTCACCGACCTGTTGCCGCCCGACGAAATCCGCCGTGCCAAGGCCGCCGGCGTGGTGGCCTGCAAGCTGTACCCGGCCGGCGCGACCACCAACAGCGACGCCGGCGTCACCGACATCCGCAAAACCCACGCCACGCTGGAGGCCATGCAGCGCGAGGGCCTGCTGCTGCTGGTGCACGGTGAGGTGACCTCGCCCGACATCGACCTGTTCGACCGCGAGGCGGTGTTCATCGAGCAGCAGCTGATCCCGCTGCGCCGGGATTTCCCCGAACTGAAGATCGTGTTCGAGCACATCACCACGCGTGAGGCCGCTCAGTACGTGGCGTCGGCGGACCGTTTCACGGCCGCCACCGTCACGGCCCACCACCTGCTGTACAACCGCAACGCGATCTTCACGGGCGGCATCCGCCCGCACTATTACTGCCTGCCGGTGCTCAAGCGCGAAACGCACCGCCAGGCGCTGGTTGCCGCCGCGACCGGCGGCAGCGGCAAATTCTTCCTGGGCACCGACAGCGCGCCGCACCCGGCCCACCTGAAGGAGCATGCCACCGGCTGTGCAGGCTGCTATACCGCGCATGCGGCGCTCGAGATGTATGCCGAGGCGTTTGACGCGGCCGGCGCACTGGACCAGCTCGAGGCCTTTGCCAGCTTCAACGGGCCCGCCTTTTACGGCCTGCCGCGCAACCAGGGCACCGTGACCCTGCGGCGTGAGCGCTGGACGCCACCCGACAGCTTTGCCTTTGGCGAGGCCGAACTCAAGCCCCTGCGCTCGGGCGAGGCGTTGCCGTGGCGGCTGGTGGCCGAAGCCGCATGA
- a CDS encoding amino acid ABC transporter ATP-binding protein, which translates to MIEINNVSKWYGPVQVLNDCNVKINKGDVVVVCGPSGSGKSTLIKTVNGLEPIQKGEIFVDGIGLHDPKTDLPKLRSRVGMVFQHFELFPHLSVTENLTIAQIKVLGRSADEARTRGLKMLDRVGLMAHKDKFPGQLSGGQQQRVAIARALSMDPIVMLFDEPTSALDPEMVGEVLDVMVKLAKEGMTMMVVTHEMGFARKVASRVIFIDVGGRILEDCSTDEFFGHPENRQPRTKDFLDKILGH; encoded by the coding sequence ATGATTGAAATCAACAACGTTTCGAAGTGGTATGGCCCGGTGCAGGTCTTGAACGACTGCAACGTCAAGATCAACAAGGGCGATGTGGTGGTGGTGTGCGGGCCGTCGGGCTCGGGCAAGTCCACGCTGATCAAGACCGTCAACGGCCTGGAGCCCATCCAGAAGGGCGAGATCTTCGTGGACGGCATTGGCCTGCACGACCCCAAGACCGACCTGCCCAAGCTGCGCAGCCGCGTGGGCATGGTGTTCCAGCACTTCGAGCTGTTCCCCCACCTGAGCGTGACCGAGAACCTGACCATCGCCCAGATCAAGGTGCTGGGGCGCAGCGCCGATGAAGCCAGGACCCGCGGGCTCAAGATGCTGGACCGCGTGGGCCTGATGGCGCACAAGGACAAGTTCCCCGGCCAGCTCTCGGGTGGCCAGCAGCAGCGCGTGGCGATTGCCCGGGCGCTGTCCATGGACCCGATCGTCATGCTGTTCGACGAGCCCACCTCGGCGCTCGACCCTGAAATGGTGGGCGAGGTGCTGGACGTGATGGTCAAGCTCGCCAAGGAAGGCATGACCATGATGGTGGTCACGCACGAAATGGGCTTTGCCCGCAAGGTGGCCAGCCGCGTGATCTTCATCGATGTGGGTGGCCGCATCCTGGAAGACTGCTCGACCGACGAGTTTTTCGGCCACCCCGAGAACCGCCAGCCGCGCACCAAGGATTTCCTGGACAAGATCCTGGGGCATTAG
- a CDS encoding NAD(P)/FAD-dependent oxidoreductase, translating to MIRISEIKLTLAQAEQPDAALRTAAAGLLGIAPDRIAALHVFKRSFDARKAELMAVFIVDVTLAEPSQTVALLAHHAGHPHIQPTPDMAWHPPVQAATAPPLRPVVVGFGPCGIFAALALAQMGLRPIVLERGKPVRERTKDTWDLWRKNTLHPESNVQFGEGGAGTFSDGKLYSQIKDPRHLGRKVMAEFVKAGAPEEILFVAHPHIGTFKLVKVVENLRAQIIAMGGEVRFQQRVTDVLIEDGPGGRQLRGLSVRDQATGQTQALRADHVVMALGHSARDTFAMLYRRGVWMEAKPFSIGFRIEHPQGVIDRARWGRHAGHPLLGAADYKLVHHAANGRSVYSFCMCPGGTVVAATSEPGRVVTNGMSQYSRNERNANAGMVVGIDPRDYPTDAAAVAATLGDEFGSLQAPPDRPFHPLAGIVLQRQLESNAFEMGGRTYEAPGQRVEDFLAGRPSTALGSVLPSYKPGVKLTNLHAALPRYAIEAMQEALPVFGRKIKGYDMADALLTGVETRTSSPLKMTRGNDFQSLNVRGLYPAGEGASYAGGILSAGVDGIKVAEAVAAGITRAG from the coding sequence ATGATCCGAATTTCAGAAATCAAGCTCACGCTGGCCCAGGCGGAGCAGCCCGACGCGGCCTTGCGCACTGCCGCTGCCGGCCTGCTCGGCATCGCGCCGGACCGCATCGCCGCCCTCCATGTCTTCAAGCGCAGTTTTGACGCGCGCAAGGCCGAGCTCATGGCGGTCTTCATCGTTGATGTGACGCTGGCCGAGCCGTCGCAGACGGTGGCGCTGCTTGCGCACCATGCGGGCCACCCGCACATCCAGCCCACGCCCGACATGGCCTGGCACCCGCCCGTGCAGGCGGCCACGGCCCCGCCGCTGCGCCCGGTGGTGGTGGGCTTTGGCCCCTGCGGCATTTTTGCCGCGCTGGCGCTGGCGCAGATGGGCCTGCGCCCCATCGTGCTGGAGCGCGGCAAGCCGGTGCGCGAGCGCACCAAGGACACCTGGGACCTGTGGCGCAAGAACACGCTGCACCCCGAGAGCAATGTGCAGTTTGGCGAGGGCGGCGCCGGTACCTTCAGCGACGGCAAGCTCTACAGCCAGATCAAGGACCCGCGCCACCTGGGCCGCAAGGTGATGGCGGAGTTCGTCAAGGCCGGCGCGCCCGAGGAAATCCTGTTTGTCGCCCACCCGCACATCGGCACCTTCAAGCTCGTGAAGGTGGTGGAAAACCTGCGCGCGCAGATCATCGCGATGGGCGGCGAGGTGCGGTTCCAGCAGCGCGTGACCGATGTGCTGATTGAAGACGGCCCTGGCGGGCGCCAGCTGCGCGGGCTGAGCGTGCGGGACCAGGCCACGGGCCAGACCCAGGCGCTGCGCGCCGACCACGTGGTCATGGCGCTGGGCCACAGCGCGCGCGACACCTTTGCCATGCTCTACCGGCGCGGCGTGTGGATGGAGGCCAAGCCGTTCTCGATCGGCTTTCGCATCGAGCACCCGCAGGGCGTGATCGACCGCGCGCGCTGGGGCCGCCACGCGGGCCACCCGCTGCTGGGCGCGGCCGATTACAAGCTGGTGCACCACGCGGCCAACGGGCGCAGCGTCTACAGCTTCTGCATGTGCCCGGGCGGTACGGTGGTGGCCGCCACGTCCGAGCCCGGCCGTGTGGTGACCAATGGCATGAGCCAGTATTCGCGCAACGAGCGCAATGCCAATGCCGGCATGGTGGTGGGCATTGACCCGCGCGACTACCCCACCGATGCGGCGGCCGTGGCCGCCACGCTGGGCGACGAATTCGGCAGCCTGCAGGCACCGCCCGACCGGCCCTTTCACCCACTGGCCGGGATCGTGTTGCAGCGCCAGCTGGAGTCCAACGCGTTCGAGATGGGGGGCCGCACCTACGAGGCTCCCGGCCAGCGCGTCGAGGATTTCCTCGCGGGCCGGCCGTCCACGGCCCTGGGCAGCGTGCTGCCCTCGTACAAGCCCGGCGTGAAGCTGACCAACCTGCACGCGGCGCTGCCGCGCTACGCGATCGAGGCCATGCAGGAAGCCCTGCCCGTGTTCGGCCGCAAGATCAAGGGCTACGACATGGCCGATGCCCTGCTCACGGGCGTGGAGACGCGAACCTCATCACCACTCAAGATGACCCGGGGCAATGATTTCCAGAGCCTGAATGTGCGCGGCCTGTACCCCGCGGGCGAGGGCGCAAGCTACGCGGGCGGCATCCTGTCGGCGGGTGTGGATGGCATCAAGGTGGCGGAAGCCGTGGCGGCGGGCATCACCCGGGCAGGATGA